One Halictus rubicundus isolate RS-2024b chromosome 10, iyHalRubi1_principal, whole genome shotgun sequence genomic window carries:
- the Efa6 gene encoding exchange factor for Arf 6 isoform X1 has translation MAEELVVTLNRGDSSGFGFSLLGTAGLPHVIYDIVENSPAAKSGKVEAGDVILRVNEVDVNRFSTKEVLKCLRLSSDPVTLKLRRDPAIKAHVRRLLSPGQPACDETDNSKISHEATTVANNPLSISSGNGEDSDSRKTGTPELPGGSPQEPTGASQYTTRSNGSYSDASGSSELEALLQPVDSFKEEERTQWKPLSGEKFTRQNNTPRFEAYMMTGDLMLNLSRTQQSSGLLPKHQKKVDSLRYNNHHTHHHHNHHNHHHHNSVPTSPNEMLGHHRAYKCTGSNSASTSPVGISKRESGQCPGQSDASKPNAANFGYSSGFVRTSRSEDHLQFQKDPAMSAVDIDIDDDVTSSLNTLLDTRPDSGQGLSSERIVWTYNAPVSSPSASERTSCCQNGSSSQSSSSSSSTEGTSPQRSLSPASPTSVSSSVMSSNSGSRRFPPPVPMGTNATALGPSGDGTTSSASGLHPTNGDLSQSEAISNMSSPDYNDEETMDILSARDMMVSDPSDSDSTILASEPPQRRLKSAATTPTGYSSGQDSSEHRIVIQVKGPDKDAPAARNTSPRQNRRRGNPANPDLVPTSTAQNTVQRSAGGNVTPEFVGYQELKESEDEKEALNIGNFDDKHGTSPPQSADEESDIESLHSFHYSPKAVDLPSAVRLAKRLYSLDGFKKSDVSRHLSKNNDFSRAVAEEYLRYFNFERDSLDVALRKFLAQFSLTGETQERERVLVHFSKRFLDCNPGAFNSQDAVHTLTCAIMLLNTDLHGQNIGRKMSCNEFIENLSELNDGDNFPREVLKQLYNAIKSIPLEWALDEEGDEAANQAIQQGDGPAMPGTGNPFLDVPNVTGATEFKKGYVMRKCCFDSNGKKTPFGKRGWKMYYCTLRELVLYLHKDEHGFRNDSLHNAIRIHHALATKASDYTKKQHVFRLQTADQAEYLFQTSDSKELQSWIDTINFVCASFSCQPLAGAVGSQRKFQRPLLPCSHTKLSPREQLRDHEERVNKLEAELEEHRGYPPERGAKALTVQNYKEKISYLHHELRRYKTYAYLLRSRLAFTEVEPSLVESSIGEVDEGSGALLNSDVALIPPPVPDRPAINRYSYRAAIYNRNLLNDQDYGGDIG, from the exons GTCGAGGCCGGTGACGTCATACTCAGGGTGAACGAAGTCGATGTCAACCGATTCAGTACTAAAGAAG TGCTGAAATGTCTGCGGCTCTCGTCGGACCCTGTCACCCTGAAGCTACGTAGGG ATCCTGCAATAAAAGCGCACGTGCGTCGCTTGTTATCACCTGGACAGCCGGCATGCGACGAGACGGACAACTCGAAGATCTCTCACGAGGCGACAACCGTTGCGAACAACCCTCTGTCCATCTCCTCGGGCAATGGTGAGGACTCGGACTCCAGGAAAACGGGAACGCCGGAGTTACCTGGCGGTTCGCCACAGGAACCGACCGGTGCGTCGCAATACACGACTAGAAGCAACGGTTCCTACAGCGACGCTTCCGGTTCCTCCGAGCTGGAGGCGCTACTCCAGCCGGTCGACAGCTTCAAGGAGGAAGAACGGACCCAATGGAAGCCACTGTCTGGAGAAAAATTCACCAGACAGAATAATACGCCCAG GTTCGAAGCCTACATGATGACCGGTGACCTGATGCTGAATCTGTCGCGAACTCAGCAGAGCAGCGGTCTTCTGCCGAAGCACCAGAAGAAGGTCGACTCGCTGAGGTACAACAATCATCACACCCACCATCACCATAATCACCACAATCACCACCATCATAACTCGGTACCTACCAGTCCTAACGAGATGCTGGGCCATCACCGTGCGTACAAGTGCACCGGTTCGAACTCGGCCAGCACCTCCCCGGTCGGCATCAGCAAACGCGAGAGCGGTCAGTGTCCGGGCCAGAGCGATGCTAGCAAGCCGAACGCCGCGAATTTCGGTTACTCGAGCGGGTTCGTGCGTACCTCGCGCTCCGAGGACCACTTGCAATTCCAAAAGGACCCGGCGATGAGCGCGGTGGACATTGACATTGACGACGACGTCACGTCCAGCTTGAACACCCTGTTGGACACGCGGCCTGACAGCGGCCAGGGTTTGTCCAGCGAGCGGATCGTCTGGACGTACAACGCGCCGGTCAGCTCACCGTCCGCCTCGGAGCGCACCTCGTGCTGTCAAAACGGCAGCTCGTCCCAATCCTCGTCGAGTAGCTCCTCGACGGAGGGCACTAGTCCTCAGAGATCCTTATCGCCAGCCTCCCCTACCTCGGTCTCGTCCTCCGTCATGTCCTCCAATTCTGGGTCCCGTAGGTTCCCACCGCCGGTACCCATGGGCACCAACGCCACAGCCCTGGGCCCCTCCGGCGACGGGACCACCTCCTCGGCCTCCGGCCTTCATCCCACCAACGGTGACCTCAGCCAGTCCGAGGCCATCAGCAACATGTCCAGTCCCGACTACAACGACGAGGAGACTATGGACATACTCAGTGCTCGCGATATGATGGTCAGTGATCCGAGTGACAGTGACTCCACGATACTGGCCAGCGAACCGCCTCAAAGAAGGCTCAAGAGCGCCGCGACCACGCCTACCGGTTACTCCTCCGGGCAGGACAGTTCCGAGCACAGGATAGTGATACAGGTCAAAGGCCCTGACAAGGATGCTCCCGCCGCCAGGAATACCAGTCCCAGGCAGAACAGGCGACGCGGGAACCCCGCCAATCCTGACCTTGTACCCACCTCAACCGCCCAGAACACGGTGCAACGATCTGCTGGCGGAAATGTTACGCCCGAATTCGTCGGATATCAG GAGCTGAAAGAGAGCGAGGACGAGAAGGAGGCGCTGAACATCGGCAACTTCGACGACAAGCACGGCACGTCGCCGCCTCAGTCAGCCGATGAGGAGAGCGACATCGAAAGTTTGCACAGCTTCCATTACAGCCCGAAAGCGGTGGACCTACCGTCGGCGGTTCGACTGGCCAAGAGGCTATACTCATTGGACGGTTTCAAAAAGTCTGACGTCTCTAGACACCTTAGCAAAAA CAACGACTTTAGCAGAGCGGTAGCCGAAGAATACTTGAGATACTTCAACTTCGAACGGGACTCGCTGGACGTGGCTCTCAGAAAGTTCCTTGCCCAGTTCTCTTTGACAGGGGAGACccaggaaagggaaagggttcTTGTACATTTCTCCAAGAGGTTTCTCGATTGTAACCCTGGCGCCTTCAACTCTCAGG ACGCTGTTCATACGTTAACCTGCGCTATAATGCTGCTCAACACGGACCTCCACGGTCAAAATATCGGCAGGAAGATGTCGTGTAACGAATTTATAGAGAACCTCTCGGAACTGAACGACGGCGATAATTTCCCTAGAGAGGTGCTGAAACAGCTTTACAACGCTATCAAGTCGATCCCCTTAGAATGGGCCTT GGACGAAGAAGGGGATGAAGCTGCGAATCAGGCGATTCAACAGGGTGATGGTCCAGCGATGCCTGGGACCGGGAATCCGTTCCTCGACGTGCCAAATGTTACGGGTGCTACGGAGTTTAAGAAGGGTTACGTTATGCGGAAATGCTGCTTCGATTCCAACGGAAAGAAAA CTCCGTTTGGGAAACGAGGTTGGAAAATGTATTATTGTACATTGAGAGAACTTGTATTATATTTGCACAAAGACGAGCATGGCTTCCGTAATGATAGTTTGCACAACGCGATACGTATCCATCACGCGTTGGCCACAAAGGCGTCGGACTACACAAAAAAGCAACATGTCTTCAGGTTACAGACTGCCGATCAAGCAGAATATCTCTTCCAAACAAG TGATTCCAAAGAACTGCAGTCGTGGATCGACACAATCAATTTCGTGTGCGCCAGTTTCTCCTGCCAGCCGTTAGCAGGAGCCGTGGGTTCCCAGCGAAAATTTCAGCGACCCCTTCTACCCTGCAGTCACACGAAGCTATCTCCT AGAGAACAGTTACGGGACCACGaggaaagggttaataaattagAGGCCGAGCTAGAGGAGCACAGAGGGTATCCACCCGAAAGAGGGGCGAAAGCTCTCACTGTACAAAACTATAAGGAGAAGATTTCCTACTTGCATCACGAG TTGAGGAGGTACAAGACATACGCGTACTTGCTACGGTCTAGGCTGGCATTCACAGAGGTGGAGCCGTCGCTGGTGGAGAGCAGTATCGGCGAAGTAGACGAAGGGAGCGGAGCTCTGCTGAATTCAGACGTGGCGTTAATTCCACCGCCTGTTCCCGATCGACCCGCCATAAATAGGTACAGTTACAGGGCTGCCATTTACAACCGTAATCTGCTAAACGATCAGGACTACGGCGGGGACATTGGTTGA
- the Efa6 gene encoding exchange factor for Arf 6 isoform X2, with protein sequence MAEELVVTLNRGDSSGFGFSLLGTAGLPHVIYDIVENSPAAKSGKVEAGDVILRVNEVDVNRFSTKEVLKCLRLSSDPVTLKLRRDPAIKAHVRRLLSPGQPACDETDNSKISHEATTVANNPLSISSGNGEDSDSRKTGTPELPGGSPQEPTGASQYTTRSNGSYSDASGSSELEALLQPVDSFKEEERTQWKPLSGEKFTRQNNTPRFEAYMMTGDLMLNLSRTQQSSGLLPKHQKKVDSLRYNNHHTHHHHNHHNHHHHNSVPTSPNEMLGHHRAYKCTGSNSASTSPVGISKRESGQCPGQSDASKPNAANFGYSSGFVRTSRSEDHLQFQKDPAMSAVDIDIDDDVTSSLNTLLDTRPDSGQGLSSERIVWTYNAPVSSPSASERTSCCQNGSSSQSSSSSSSTEGTSPQRSLSPASPTSVSSSVMSSNSGSRRFPPPVPMGTNATALGPSGDGTTSSASGLHPTNGDLSQSEAISNMSSPDYNDEETMDILSARDMMVSDPSDSDSTILASEPPQRRLKSAATTPTGYSSGQDSSEHRIVIQVKGPDKDAPAARNTSPRQNRRRGNPANPDLVPTSTAQNTVQRSAGGNVTPEFVGYQELKESEDEKEALNIGNFDDKHGTSPPQSADEESDIESLHSFHYSPKAVDLPSAVRLAKRLYSLDGFKKSDVSRHLSKNNDFSRAVAEEYLRYFNFERDSLDVALRKFLAQFSLTGETQERERVLVHFSKRFLDCNPGAFNSQDAVHTLTCAIMLLNTDLHGQNIGRKMSCNEFIENLSELNDGDNFPREVLKQLYNAIKSIPLEWALDEEGDEAANQAIQQGDGPAMPGTGNPFLDVPNVTGATEFKKGYVMRKCCFDSNGKKTPFGKRGWKMYYCTLRELVLYLHKDEHGFRNDSLHNAIRIHHALATKASDYTKKQHVFRLQTADQAEYLFQTSDSKELQSWIDTINFVCASFSCQPLAGAVGSQRKFQRPLLPCSHTKLSPPSSTIPEANFVL encoded by the exons GTCGAGGCCGGTGACGTCATACTCAGGGTGAACGAAGTCGATGTCAACCGATTCAGTACTAAAGAAG TGCTGAAATGTCTGCGGCTCTCGTCGGACCCTGTCACCCTGAAGCTACGTAGGG ATCCTGCAATAAAAGCGCACGTGCGTCGCTTGTTATCACCTGGACAGCCGGCATGCGACGAGACGGACAACTCGAAGATCTCTCACGAGGCGACAACCGTTGCGAACAACCCTCTGTCCATCTCCTCGGGCAATGGTGAGGACTCGGACTCCAGGAAAACGGGAACGCCGGAGTTACCTGGCGGTTCGCCACAGGAACCGACCGGTGCGTCGCAATACACGACTAGAAGCAACGGTTCCTACAGCGACGCTTCCGGTTCCTCCGAGCTGGAGGCGCTACTCCAGCCGGTCGACAGCTTCAAGGAGGAAGAACGGACCCAATGGAAGCCACTGTCTGGAGAAAAATTCACCAGACAGAATAATACGCCCAG GTTCGAAGCCTACATGATGACCGGTGACCTGATGCTGAATCTGTCGCGAACTCAGCAGAGCAGCGGTCTTCTGCCGAAGCACCAGAAGAAGGTCGACTCGCTGAGGTACAACAATCATCACACCCACCATCACCATAATCACCACAATCACCACCATCATAACTCGGTACCTACCAGTCCTAACGAGATGCTGGGCCATCACCGTGCGTACAAGTGCACCGGTTCGAACTCGGCCAGCACCTCCCCGGTCGGCATCAGCAAACGCGAGAGCGGTCAGTGTCCGGGCCAGAGCGATGCTAGCAAGCCGAACGCCGCGAATTTCGGTTACTCGAGCGGGTTCGTGCGTACCTCGCGCTCCGAGGACCACTTGCAATTCCAAAAGGACCCGGCGATGAGCGCGGTGGACATTGACATTGACGACGACGTCACGTCCAGCTTGAACACCCTGTTGGACACGCGGCCTGACAGCGGCCAGGGTTTGTCCAGCGAGCGGATCGTCTGGACGTACAACGCGCCGGTCAGCTCACCGTCCGCCTCGGAGCGCACCTCGTGCTGTCAAAACGGCAGCTCGTCCCAATCCTCGTCGAGTAGCTCCTCGACGGAGGGCACTAGTCCTCAGAGATCCTTATCGCCAGCCTCCCCTACCTCGGTCTCGTCCTCCGTCATGTCCTCCAATTCTGGGTCCCGTAGGTTCCCACCGCCGGTACCCATGGGCACCAACGCCACAGCCCTGGGCCCCTCCGGCGACGGGACCACCTCCTCGGCCTCCGGCCTTCATCCCACCAACGGTGACCTCAGCCAGTCCGAGGCCATCAGCAACATGTCCAGTCCCGACTACAACGACGAGGAGACTATGGACATACTCAGTGCTCGCGATATGATGGTCAGTGATCCGAGTGACAGTGACTCCACGATACTGGCCAGCGAACCGCCTCAAAGAAGGCTCAAGAGCGCCGCGACCACGCCTACCGGTTACTCCTCCGGGCAGGACAGTTCCGAGCACAGGATAGTGATACAGGTCAAAGGCCCTGACAAGGATGCTCCCGCCGCCAGGAATACCAGTCCCAGGCAGAACAGGCGACGCGGGAACCCCGCCAATCCTGACCTTGTACCCACCTCAACCGCCCAGAACACGGTGCAACGATCTGCTGGCGGAAATGTTACGCCCGAATTCGTCGGATATCAG GAGCTGAAAGAGAGCGAGGACGAGAAGGAGGCGCTGAACATCGGCAACTTCGACGACAAGCACGGCACGTCGCCGCCTCAGTCAGCCGATGAGGAGAGCGACATCGAAAGTTTGCACAGCTTCCATTACAGCCCGAAAGCGGTGGACCTACCGTCGGCGGTTCGACTGGCCAAGAGGCTATACTCATTGGACGGTTTCAAAAAGTCTGACGTCTCTAGACACCTTAGCAAAAA CAACGACTTTAGCAGAGCGGTAGCCGAAGAATACTTGAGATACTTCAACTTCGAACGGGACTCGCTGGACGTGGCTCTCAGAAAGTTCCTTGCCCAGTTCTCTTTGACAGGGGAGACccaggaaagggaaagggttcTTGTACATTTCTCCAAGAGGTTTCTCGATTGTAACCCTGGCGCCTTCAACTCTCAGG ACGCTGTTCATACGTTAACCTGCGCTATAATGCTGCTCAACACGGACCTCCACGGTCAAAATATCGGCAGGAAGATGTCGTGTAACGAATTTATAGAGAACCTCTCGGAACTGAACGACGGCGATAATTTCCCTAGAGAGGTGCTGAAACAGCTTTACAACGCTATCAAGTCGATCCCCTTAGAATGGGCCTT GGACGAAGAAGGGGATGAAGCTGCGAATCAGGCGATTCAACAGGGTGATGGTCCAGCGATGCCTGGGACCGGGAATCCGTTCCTCGACGTGCCAAATGTTACGGGTGCTACGGAGTTTAAGAAGGGTTACGTTATGCGGAAATGCTGCTTCGATTCCAACGGAAAGAAAA CTCCGTTTGGGAAACGAGGTTGGAAAATGTATTATTGTACATTGAGAGAACTTGTATTATATTTGCACAAAGACGAGCATGGCTTCCGTAATGATAGTTTGCACAACGCGATACGTATCCATCACGCGTTGGCCACAAAGGCGTCGGACTACACAAAAAAGCAACATGTCTTCAGGTTACAGACTGCCGATCAAGCAGAATATCTCTTCCAAACAAG TGATTCCAAAGAACTGCAGTCGTGGATCGACACAATCAATTTCGTGTGCGCCAGTTTCTCCTGCCAGCCGTTAGCAGGAGCCGTGGGTTCCCAGCGAAAATTTCAGCGACCCCTTCTACCCTGCAGTCACACGAAGCTATCTCCT CCTTCCTCTACTATCCCTGAAGCCAACTTCGTTCTCTAA